The DNA window GGGCTGTGGATGGAGTTTGTCTTTGACTTGAAGACAGACTTATGTGCCGCAAGGCTAATGAGAAGAAGCAGATAGTAAACTTCATTTTTGACCTGGAAAccactttggggttttttacccTGTATTTAAGATtttactgtgggttttttttctgaacatacTTCAAGGCAGaaattctatttatttctaCTTGTCTTCTGGATGCTAAATGcttaaaaccaattttaaaaacctgttgagCCGTAGTTCAGAAGGAAGCTGtaacattcttttttaaaaaaaacaaaacaacacaaaaaaaccacccccaccAAGTACATAGTCAACAAGTGGTTCctgtttccctttctgttcCCAAGAAGCAACTGTCTTTGGTATTCAGAACTTTACtgaaagctgaattttctttttcaggggaagggggggaagagTGCAAGGGTGTGGAGGACTGGTCAGACCATATGTTCAAACAAGGATGGTCAGAGATGAGAGTGTAGGCTTAAGAATTAACTTTGGATTAGCCCTGCTGTTGGTCCTTCAGGGACTATCTATGTGTGGCACCACCCTATTCCAATGTAGTGGTAATTACAGTAGAACACAGCTAGCTTCAAGGAGTCGGTTTCAGGACTTTGAAGCATACTGGCCTATTGAAATGGATAGGGTGGAGAGTTATcgtttttgtttggttttgggtttttttttttcctcaactttGCTGTTAATGTTAATTGGTTAGTGACGTACTGGTGTGATTTGGAGTCCTTGTGTATGCTGTGGTCCTGTGAGTGTAAATGAGACTTTCCAGAGTCATGATTGTTACTGCATGTCTCACCTTGCAGTGTTTTAAATTCCAGTCAGTTGAACAGGCTTGTGGGCGGAAGAAGCGGCCCTTTCCTTGTAAAAGGGGTAAATAGGAGAGAAACCAAGATCTGATGGTGTTGCCTTAAAATGCTTAATCCAACCTTTATTGGGAAGTTGAGAAAGTGACAATATTAAACTGATACACTCTCTGTCGTACAGGTTCGTCTTGTTATGAAGGCTCATTCATTTGTCCGGGAGAATGTCCCCAGAGTCCTGTCCTCTGTAAAGGACAAGTCCAGTGAGTAACTTGCCCTACTTTTTCTGATAGTAATGCATAACTGGCACTTGTTGTCCCTCCATTGTTTTGAGCTGCCCTTATGAATTGGAGAGGATTTGAGTAGGTGACTTTGGATGGGCAGGTGAAGAGGCTCTAGGCTGGCCTTCTGCATCATAATTTCAGCCTGAACCTTTTCATTTGGTAATAGGCAATGAGCTAGACTGTTGTTCAGGTCAAAGTCATCTCTGTGTCTGAAGTCTTGCTTCAACAGGATcccttatttctgcttttaggaggaaaaagtgCGTACTGCATACCCTCAGTTCAGTGCTCTAGCTGAAATGACAGCAATTGTAGAAGCACAGAAGCTCTTTCAGCAGGGCATGCCAGAGCTGAACGTGAACCCACATGTTGATACAGGCCTTACAGCTTCACCTTCCctaggaggaaagaaaatgtgagatCAAGGTGTTAGCACTGCACCACCTGTTAGTCACCCTCACTTGTTAACTATGTTTCAGGGGGGACACACAGGACAATTCCATCTGATAAGTCTAGTTTGTTTTATTCTCTGCAAATCCCATACCTTTAGTTCCAGACTGATATTTTTTTGAGGTTATAAGGGTTGTATGTTGTGAAAAACTACTGGGGAAACTGAACTTTCAGTAAGCAGGAAGATTGCagagtgttcttttttttttttatctcctgTTCTTCCAGGCACAGTACCTATTCCCAGAATTTCTCAATACCTGTACTTCCTCTTTGCTCCCACCCTCATCTACAGAGACAACTATCCCAGGTAATGTGAGCAACACTAACAGAATATTAAAGTAGTCTAAAAACTGAAGCCAACGTTAAGCATCCCTGAATGTGTTCTATTAAATTTACAAGGTAGAGCTTTCATAAAGATGCGGTTAAGTCAGTAACCTGGCAAGAGCACGACTTGGTTGTGAAAACTCACTTTAATGTTAATGGTCTTTGACTTTACAGTTCTGGTTGTATTTCTTTGGGAAGTGTACTTGAAGTGAAACAAATGAAGGACTTGCTACTGAATATCTAGTGACATGCAATTCCCGCGGTTGgcttgtgtgtggttttgtgtgGTGCTAATAAGCAGCCCTGCCTCTCGGGTTTGAGGACGTAGGCTGAAGCCTTTAAAACTGGGAACTCCCAAATGTTTCTGTACTTTGCTGGGTTGCACTTTGACAGTGTCAAGTCAGCAATGACTATCGGGCAGACCTTCACCGCCTACGTAATTGCATAATGCTGCCCTCCAGATACTTTTCCATTTATGGAATTGCCTTAGTTGTCCTGCTGTAGTTAAAGTGAGGAACCAGCAATTTGGGCAGACATCAGTTGGATGTCAGGACATTAGGAACTCTGGAATtcaaaaatgttgttttcttggttttttttcagagtataGGTCAGTAAAGTCTGTAACGGAAGGGAGGTTATTGCTGCTCTGAGGTCCTATTCAGATATGATATCATGTGTTCTTTTTCCTAGGAATCCCACGATAAGATGGGGCTATGTAGCTACCAAGTTTGCACAGGTGAGTAAGTGTAGCTTTCTGAAGAATGCACTTTCAGATATCATTTAAACTGTGTTGCAAACAGTTCTCCCTTTGGCATTAAATCACTGTTTACTTGGTGTGGGCTTACCAGAAAAGAATACTTTctcatacttaaaaaaaaaaagcagtgatgtTGCTGTGATAATGGTTGtgtcaaagaaggaaaaaaaaaaaaaatcttaaagaaGCCTTAAGGCTTCAtccacacaaaaagaaaaaaaaagctgcatggTGTGTGGGGAGCACAGTATCTGTGCTCTGGCCAACTTTCTTTACACTGATGCCATATTGTAATGCACTGGCACAGCTACCTCTCTGCAGATATTCAGACCAATTTTGAAATAATGAGGTCTGGAGTACAAAACTTCAGTGCTTATTTCAGCTCAAGGTTGACCTGATCTTCACATTTGTCTGGACATAAGCTTCAATTGCTTCTTGTGGATGTGATTCCAAGTAATGGCTTTGCATGATTGAAACTTTTACTGTCACACAatgcatttgtgttttaaaaagcaaaacaaacaaaaacaaaaaaaagaaaataaaaacgaAGCATGAAATGAGGCCTTTGGGTCCTTATTCTTTGATGAAAGAGAATGACAAAGCACCCATCTGCCTTACAGTAGTCGAAGTATTTAAAGCAGTGACTTGCATTTTGACCTGAACTTCCAGAACATGGGTTCATGAGCCAGAGAAGACCTGACATGACTTGGCCTGTAAATACCTCCtttgagacaaaagaaaagtgagCTTTAATATTAGGTTTAACTCCAGTAAGTATTTTTCAATTGTTTCTGCACTTGTCTTAGAGCTAGATCACAGGGTACTTTCACCACTTGCTTTGGTATTGACACATTCTTGTCGTAACTTAAGAGTTAGTAGGACTTGGAGAAACTTACAGCTGCTGTAGTAGAAAAGACAAGCTGATTTTGCTCCTGGCTGTCAGTGTGCTACGGAGATGGCTGTGGTTTACTTTTTGCCTGGACCCTTAGGGATGTTTATTAGcagcaatgtaaaaataaatgatttTGACTTGTGTTGGCAGCTGCTGTTCCTCTTGTAAGGCTGTCAAGTGGTAATGTGTTAGTTATGCATTTCTGTTATGGAGTgagactttttttgttgttccagGTGCTCGGTTCACTTTTCTATGCCTACTACATCTTTGTGAGACTCTGCATTCCACTGTTTCGCAACAGTAGTCAAGAAACGTTCAATCTTCGAGGGCTGGTCCTCTGCATCTTCAATTCCATTCTGCCAGGTAAGACCCAGATTCTTGAGTGACTATATCTTTATGGAAGGTGCCGAAGGGAGGGGTAGTGCTTCATGTGAGATGCATTTGTGATAGGCAAAGGTCAGCAAAGGAAGTCTTGTGGGCAGGCTGCAGCATTATGGCATTAAACTTCAGAGTCAGCAGCACAAAATAGAAGCTTGGATTTGAGTTTAACTGTCTTCAAAGTCAAGTTCTAGGCTCTGTGGCAACCTTGTTGTTGCCCTCTGGAGTAAGCATGACCTGGTGTAGCGAGAAGCTGAAATGCTTCTACTTTTTTGTATAGGTAGCCTAAAGCTCAACTGTGTCAGTGCCTATAAGAACGGTCTTGATTGCATTACGTGCTCTTGCTTATAGCTGagagaaaacactgcaaaaactAGTCAAATTTCCCTTGTTTCTAGGTGTACTGATTCTCTTCCTGGTTTTCTTTGCGTTCCTTCACTGTTGGCTTAACGCATTTGCTGAGATGCTGCGCTTTGCAGATAGGATGTTCTACAAGGTAAGAAGCAGGAGTTAGAGTTTATAAAGCAAGTTTTATAAAGCTTCTAAAATTCATTTTcctaatgaaaaggaaaggaggaaactgAAGACTCTTTACCAAAGAAAGCATCCACAGGGTTTAGGGCTTAGGTTTGTTGCTGTGCTGTAGAACAGATCTGATTTCTACTTGGCAATCTGAATTGTTTAAGGTAATATACCGGGTGCAAAAACAGAACCAGCCACCAGACCTACCCAATAGCTCTGTTatcattctttttattcttttattagCTCAGCCACTGCAGTCTGGGATAAAAGCAGACTTTGATATACAGAATAGAATGTTGAAAGTGCAGTGGAATGCATTATTTCATGGTGCAACTTGTTATATTAGCTTGGTCTTGTTCTGATCAATGTTTTTCAACTTAATATCCAACAGACCTGCAGAATGTTTTATGCTTAATTAGATTTATACTCTTTCAACTGTGCTTTCAGGACTGGTGGAACTCCACTTCCTATGCAAACTACTACCGAACCTGGAATGTGGTAGTACATGACTGGCTGTATTACTATGCCTACAGGGACTTCCTTTGGGTGAGTAACAAGCAGATGTATACTTTTTGTTAATTAAACATTTAACCACCAACCAAGACAGTACATTTGTCAAGATGCAGCATCACTGTTcactgagaagcaaaaaaagtCTCGTCTCAGCTGTTGTGGGTAGCCACTGTGCTTTTTAGGATTTATTGCTCATTTCCAAGTCCTTAATGCATGCAAAATGTAGGTCTGAGACATAAGAGTGTAAGGTTTGACTCAACAGTCTGAACTCAATGTTGCACTATTTTGATAAGCTATGGTAGATATTTCATGAGTGGGCTCAGCCTGAGTACTTATGCAGGAGACCAGAAACATGCCTGAATAAAACCACCTAAAATCCAAGGTACTCTGTAAAGCACTTAGCATTTCATGTATGCCTCTTGGCCAGAGGGGGCCCTTTGTAGCTcgggtttaaaaaaaacaaaacaaacaaaaaaaaaccaaaccaccaccaaccccaaaacaatgTTGAAACAGCCAAACTAAAACCACAGTAGAATAGCTTATAATATTTGGtattcttctctcttccagtTTTTTGGTAAGAAGTTCAAAGCAGCAGCTATGCTATCTGTCTTCACAGTATCAGCTGCTGTGCATGAATATGTTCTGAGCGTCTGCTTTGGCTACTTCTATCCCgttctctttttcctgttcaCAGGCTTTGGAAGTAAGTTCCCAGAAGAGACTATGAGAGTGggggttgtgggttttgtggctttttttaaaaccaccatgctttgcccttctgataATGATGCTAGTTATTCTATAGGCGCTAACACAGAGAACTGTTTCTTGTCCAAGTGCTGGAATTGTGGGTCCAAACTTTGAACGGATTTATGCAGTTAAGTAGATAGATATACACACACTGGGTCTGCAAACTCGGGACTTAGATGAGCAAGGTATTGATGGAGAGGAAGAGAGCTATATATGATATACTGCTCTTCATGTGACACTGTACATACTTTAAAGCACTGCCTCCTCTTTGCCAAGCCTTAGTCAAATTGACATTTGTCAGCAGGTTGGAAGTCTTCCTCTTTAAAGTCATATGGTAAGAAAAGTGTTACTTTGCTACTGCAGTGAGGAAGAAATCCCATTTAGAAGTTAGAGctcttgcatttcattttggGTTTTGAGTTAGAATGAGTTAGAGGGCTCTAATAAACTCTAGGCCACCTCTGCCAGCATGTCTTACTCACCAGCCTAACGTGAACAATATTGATCCCCAGAGGCATACAGCTGGGCCAGCTTGTTGGCAAACTTATTGGAAGTAAAAGCCAGAATCAGATGGCTTTGTATTTGCTCTACTACCAAGCATATGGATATATGCTCTATATGCAAAGCAAGTGCCAAgcattttgttcagttttgggcccctcagtacaagaaggacattgaggtgcaggagtgtgtccagagaagggcaatgaagctggtgaagggtctggtgaacaagtctgatgaggtgtggctgagggaactgggtttgttcagtccggagaagaggaggctgaggggaggagaccttatcgctctctacaactacctgaaagggggttgtagcaaggtgggtgttggtatcttctcccaagtaacaagtgataggacaagaggaaatggcctcaagttgcatcaggggaggtttagattgggtattaggaaagaAGATCCTTTCTGAAAGAGGGGTCAGTcatcggaacaggctgcccagagaggtggtggagtcaccaatccctggaggtgttcagaaaacatgtagatgtggcacttgagggcatggtttaggaggcatgggggtgttgggttgacggttggacttgatgatcctagaggtcttttccaaccttaacgattctatgatacATAATCAGATTTTCTTGCACTGTACTGACCTCACGGAGCAGGCTTTTTGCTCCAGAGATTAAGTGAAAAGAGGGAAGGATCCAGTGAAATCAGTTGGTCTTTGATTCTTTAACCCCAAATTTGTTTCTGAATGATGCTTCTTGTTTTACCTTTTTCCAGTGGTCTTCAACTTCATCCTTAATGACCGTCGGAAAGGGCCCATCTGGAATGTGATCATGTGGACATCCCTCTTTCTGGGCCAAGGTGTCATCATTTGCCTCTATAGCCAGGAGTGGTATGCCCGCCAGTACTGCCCCATGGAAAATGTGAGTGACTGACCTTTCCTGTGGGATAACTGACCATGTGAGTGGCCTGTCCTTTCCTGCTGTGGGGACAGGGCATGTGTTAATTGGTATGAGCCTTTCTGGCAGTGTGCTGTTCATTAGGAGTTATTTAGTCTCAAACTGTAGAGAATCTAGGAAAGCTTTTTCTAACAAAAGTGCTTTCTTTAGTGCTCTTCCTATGCTGATTGTATTTCACTACTTGAAACTGAGGGTGTTTTTCCTACATATCTGAGGGTGTAAGCCACTACTTGAGAGTACGGTAGGCCATTCAGGCTGTGTGAATGGAACTGCAGCACTTGGCTAATGAGGTCAGGAAACTGTTCTAGGAGGCCCACAAAAAACGGGCCTATTGTGCCTTCTCCAGGCTAGAGTGGCTGGGAGTATTGGTTGCCTATAAACGGTCAGCTCAGGGTTTTGTTGGTGCTGCTTTCTCTTCTACATAAAACTTCTTGCTGTGCCAGTTGGCTTCAGCTTTAACCTCAGGAAAactctgttttaaattttattctccTCAGTTAAGAGTTTGCCATCATAAATTACTGGCTTCTTGATACGATAGGCTACTAGACACAGCATTTAGCTCATGTGTCAGAACTAGGGTTAAGGCAGATGGCAGGCAAACAGCTTGTGACTAGCTACGCTTCCACACACTGTTTAGTAAGGATAAAAATAGGGTTGCAGGATGTGAAAATGCAGTTTGATCTTTCCTGTTCAGGAATTTTGATTTCAGCAGACCACACCACAGCTTGTGCTGTTGACCTGTGACTAACTTGCTGCCTCTGTGTTTTGCAGCCCACGTTCCTGGACTACTTAAAACCACGCTCATGGTCATGTCATATGAAGATATAAGAAGCGTATACTCTGGCCATGTCATCATGGCAGAAGATCAGAGTTGTCCTCCAAGTATTTGGACCAATGACCTAACTCACTATGGACTTTTTCTAAGGGAAGTTGTGCCTCCTGATTATTGGGgagaaactaatttttttaaacattactgAGGCAAACCAGTTGACCTGGATTGCCACAGGCCTCATAGGGAGCATCTACCATGTGCTGTCCTACTTTGAGCCATTTCCATGCCAGCAAAACTTTGAGCTGAAGGTGGAGTCTATGGGAATCCTACTCAGCCAGGGATTCCCCcaagctgctgctcttctggaCAATAGATAGTCTAGTTAGATTTGCTAGTAGCCCATTGTTGGTGTCTGTCCATCTTCCTTAACCATCCCTTTGcaatcttttttctcccttttggtAATGGAATGTCTACAAAACTTCTGTTCTTTGTGATCCTGTCTGCTACTATGACAAGGACAAGTGGCAGAGCAACGGGAATATTTGCCTTCTTGCTCTGAAAAGTAGCCAGAGTATTCCTGGATGGCTTTGAACTGCATTCTATGTATTTTGGCTgcctagttttttttttttttaatgggcagagggagaggggatTGTCAGTTTACTTGCGGTTGCATTGGAGAATCAGGTTCAGAAGCAGGACACAGTATGTGGGGTctttttacactgaaaatttgttttctctgtattcATTAAGTTCCCAGCTGACTTACAgcatttttgttctctgaagGCACTTGCAACTTCAGAATAGTTTGTTTCTTGtagctcttcctttctcttgctcCAGATAATCAATTTTTAACACAATGAACTTGGAAAAGagtttctgctttaatttgGCAGGTGCTTTAAGGTATGCAAATTGTTAAGGCTTTCTTTAGTGCAAAAGATGTGAAATAGTATGACCCAACTGTTAGAAAATGCAATCAACCTCACAAGTACCCAGCACATTCTCATCTGAAATGGCTACGTCCAGTTCAACATGCCAGCACATCTTTGTGCCTCTTGCTGATGTGTATTGTAGCAGCTTCTAATGCCATTGGTGGGAAATGAGGGGTGACACTGTGGCTGGAGCCAGAgctgcttttttatatgcctgTGTCAGCCCTGATGTCAGTGGGGCCTTCAGGTGAAGATCAGTTTCCTGAGGATTgccctccccatcctccctctCCAGGAAGCCCTCCCATACACACTGCTAAAGGGAGAAGCGCAATGTGAATTTGGTCTTCCAATATCTATTAATTAGGCTTAGTCCCTTCAGTTTCCTTGTTCTGTCAGATGTGAAGCACGAAAGGGAACTTACGTTGTATCTGGGTAGGTGTATCTCCAGTTTTACTGGAACTGCAGCTGCCATTATTGAAGAGGGAGGGTAGCCTGGTGGAGGTACCTAACTTCAGTCACAGAGATTTTTGTTACTCAAATGTTCTTTACTGGCACTTTTTGGTACCAGCTTTTTCCTCCCTGACCCACAGCCTAGGCGTTTGATACCAGCCAGCAGTATTGGGACTGTTGATGGACTTGTTTCCCAATCCGCTTAAGACTATCTTTTCGGCTCCTGTTTTTACTAACCTGAGTCAAAAGTAATTCCATGAAAGCTAGGCAATAGTTAAACTCTTCCAGGTTTTCAGCCTTCTGTAAGAAGGAATCCCACTCTTCAAAAAGGACATTGTGTCAGGTCAAATTTGCCAAATACAGTGTTTGTGTATGTGGCTCTCCTGAAAATATCCCCTGCTAGAACTTGTTTGTTGAAACAGTTGGGTTAATTTCAGAGGAAGGGGTTCATGTGTATACTCAAACTTGACAGTATTAGTGTATAAAATCCTGACAATGCAATGGGTTACTTTATCCTCTTTCAGTTTGACTGATCCTAAATCTTTCACCATACGTTTTTATGGGAGGAAGGGACAGAAGTGCTGGAGCAACTaagcttctgttttaaaaaaagaaacaaaaaaaaccccaccctttgGCCAAACACTTTTGTCACCTCCTTAGTGTAGGATGAAATTCAGTCCAATACTTCTCAGCTGTGGTGCTCAAAACACTTACGTACAGACATAAACTGCACCCGGATCGGGCGTGAGGTATTAGGGACTTGATTTCTTATCTTGATGCCTGTGTCTGGTCTTGCTTGTCTCAGTGTGCTCAAAAGGAGATGAAATATGACACTTCGTGCCATGTTTTGGTGTTTCGCTCACATCTGGCACTGTCATATTCCTCATAAAGGCTCTCAGCAGTTACTGTGCCGGTGTCCTCGGTGTTTGAAGCCTGAGGGCTTGAGCATCTGGCAAGCAAAGGGCAACCAGAAAGGGACACTCAGCTGTCAGAACTAGTCTTAGTTTTTGACAGGTTGAGGTTTTTAGCCTTGTCAGGGCATTAACAACTGGGATTACTTTGTTTCATGgggttcttttgttttgttttgttttgttttttttttaaaaaattgcttttgaatgTGAGCttattctcatttttctcaaGAGTACTGGAAGGGAAATATGAACTCTTTTGCACGTTGCTTGTTTAACTAAAGTCAGTTATATCATGTTTGTCTGAGTTTTCTTAGGCTGTGAGTGCCAGAGCTAGCAATATGGCATTCTGGTCAATAATGAGGATGCTATGATTGACAACCTGCCCTTTACAAGTTCTTAGTAATAGTATATACTGTTTTCtgtggtcttttccaacctgagaGCTGTGCAGCTTGCTTCCACGCGAACTCCCTCAGCTTCGAGGAAAGCCTCCAGCTTTTGAGTGGCGGCCAGTACAGCTGCAGTTCTTTGCTCAATAACATCACAAAAATCAGTATTAATATGGTGAAACGTGTCCCCGTTTTCGTGCAGATAACAGTTTGTTCTCAGGAAGACTGAAGCTGTGCTGAGTTTTCATGCCTAGTACGTCCTTTCTGTTGGGGTATTTAGCTTCCAGCCTTCAGAGGTGAAGCAGTCCTGCATCTGAGCTGCAACTGTATGCTGTCCTGTGACGACAGTCTGAGGGAGGCACCTGCTACACACTGCggtgggaggaggggaaatCCTGATGTGTTCTTCTAATGTGAATTGGCATGGTTGATGTGAATCAGTCCACCCGCTAAAGGAAAACTGAACTGTTTGAGCTCCCACCTTCTGAATGTAGCTGGGCTGGAAGGATGGTGATCTGGCCCGAGCTGTGAGCAAGCCCCTGCGCTCTGTGGCATCAGGGGAATGAACTGGCTCCCACAGTGCCTCCAAGCCAGCTGAGTGCAGCCTCGTCTCTTCTCCCTGTGCCTGCAACCAGGGCCAAGAAGCCATTGCTGCCCTTTCACCTGTGGCAGGAGCAGAATGGCCCAACATCCGCCGCACGCTGCTGCGTGCTCAGGCCCTGGCACCAGCCGTCCCATGTATGCAACCTGTACCATGTTCTGTCACACAGAAGAGCCGTTTATAATCTACTGGATTACAGCagttgaaatatattttgctattaggggaagaaaaaaaaaattgccttggCCTGTTTCTTCTCTGAGTCTCCTGATTTGGGTTGAGGGGGGAGAGGGTGTTGCAGGAGCGCAAAGGGGAGTGGGGCTGGGTAAGGTATGTGGGGCTGCCCTCCTgggacagcagctgctgtggggaggTGATGTGGGTCAGAGCCTTGGGCAAGGGAGGGAGGGCACGCACCTTCTAGAATGCAGGGAGAGCGCTGTGTTTCTGTGGCGATggagccagggcagagctgcctggcaggtaACGCTTTGCAGGTTTGGGGGTGCCCTGGGGTAGAGGGGAGCTGGCCTGCCTTGGGGGCGGCAAGCCGTGGGTGCCGCCTAGCCTCAGGCTGCCTGTGCCCAGGCTGGGAAGTGGAAAATGTTTTGCGCTTTATCAGACGTTGGGTGTGGATGGGATAGGGTGCTGGCAGCCAAATGCTGAGCCAGCTAAGAAGAACCATTGGAGGGTTTATAAGTGGTGTATCTGCCATCACATCTCTGCTAGGGGAAAGGATGTCCCTGGAAGTGCTGGGGAGGCACACGGGAAAGGAGTTGATAGCTTTTGGAATGTACCAGTTTCTAACCTCTCCCCATTTAATCCATATTAAATTGGAGCCACTGCCAAATGTATGTCATGTTGGCAATTTCTGCCTTTATGTTGGGCCTGAAAAGGGTTTGTGTGCCAAGAACTTAATGTGTTACTTTCTGCCTGTGTACCACATGCTCTAAAGTCTTGTCCGTGTCCTTAA is part of the Phalacrocorax aristotelis chromosome 6, bGulAri2.1, whole genome shotgun sequence genome and encodes:
- the SOAT1 gene encoding sterol O-acyltransferase 1 isoform X2, encoding MGGKPGTMAGEDCVRKRQSGSTATCKTPENEEKQRRPESERSFQNSSNGRVDVDHAITRKMQLIAEAEQLKPAFMKEVDSHFTEFVNSLVAKSVLLDSSSSASLFPASCSEKELHKAKSSRAPPEHGKIFTARRSLLDELFEVSHIRTIYHMFIALLIVFILSTLLVDFIDEGRLVLGFDLLVFVFGKFPVVFCTWLCMFCATVTIPYNLFVWWAQGYCSSSHRVLRSLFYGILFTLFQTAGLGFGPTYVAVSYALPPASRFIVILEQVRLVMKAHSFVRENVPRVLSSVKDKSSTVPIPRISQYLYFLFAPTLIYRDNYPRNPTIRWGYVATKFAQVLGSLFYAYYIFVRLCIPLFRNSSQETFNLRGLVLCIFNSILPGVLILFLVFFAFLHCWLNAFAEMLRFADRMFYKDWWNSTSYANYYRTWNVVVHDWLYYYAYRDFLWFFGKKFKAAAMLSVFTVSAAVHEYVLSVCFGYFYPVLFFLFTGFGMVFNFILNDRRKGPIWNVIMWTSLFLGQGVIICLYSQEWYARQYCPMENPTFLDYLKPRSWSCHMKI
- the SOAT1 gene encoding sterol O-acyltransferase 1 isoform X1 — protein: MAGEDCVRKRQSGSTATCKTPENEEKQRRPESERSFQNSSNGRVDVDHAITRKMQLIAEAEQLKPAFMKEVDSHFTEFVNSLVAKSVLLDSSSSASLFPASCSEKELHKAKSSRAPPEHGKIFTARRSLLDELFEVSHIRTIYHMFIALLIVFILSTLLVDFIDEGRLVLGFDLLVFVFGKFPVVFCTWLCMFCATVTIPYNLFVWWAQGYCSSSHRVLRSLFYGILFTLFQTAGLGFGPTYVAVSYALPPASRFIVILEQVRLVMKAHSFVRENVPRVLSSVKDKSSTVPIPRISQYLYFLFAPTLIYRDNYPRNPTIRWGYVATKFAQVLGSLFYAYYIFVRLCIPLFRNSSQETFNLRGLVLCIFNSILPGVLILFLVFFAFLHCWLNAFAEMLRFADRMFYKDWWNSTSYANYYRTWNVVVHDWLYYYAYRDFLWFFGKKFKAAAMLSVFTVSAAVHEYVLSVCFGYFYPVLFFLFTGFGMVFNFILNDRRKGPIWNVIMWTSLFLGQGVIICLYSQEWYARQYCPMENPTFLDYLKPRSWSCHMKI